The following coding sequences are from one Collimonas arenae window:
- the htpX gene encoding protease HtpX: MKRIFLFLATNIAVMVVMSIVLSLLGVDRFLTRSGLNLPMLMVFSLVVGFTGSIFSLLISKQMAKWSTGARVITSPSNSTELWLVDTVGKLAQRAGIGMPEVAVYQGDANAFATGAFKNSALVAVSTGLLESMTKEEVEAVLGHEIAHIANGDMVTMTLIQGVVNTFVVFLSRVIGYAVDRALSRGNNDGPGIGYMATVLVSQIVLGIGASLIVAWFSRHREFRADAGSAKLLGSALPMQHALARLGGIEPATLPESMAALGINDKPGFMSLFSSHPPIEQRIAALRNPQVTAL; the protein is encoded by the coding sequence ATGAAACGTATTTTCCTGTTCCTTGCCACCAATATCGCAGTAATGGTTGTGATGAGCATCGTTCTGTCGTTGTTGGGCGTGGACCGCTTTTTGACGCGTAGCGGCCTGAATCTGCCGATGTTGATGGTGTTCTCGCTGGTGGTTGGCTTTACCGGCTCGATTTTCTCCCTGTTGATCAGCAAGCAAATGGCTAAATGGTCGACCGGCGCACGTGTGATCACATCGCCTTCCAATTCAACCGAATTGTGGCTGGTCGATACCGTCGGCAAACTGGCGCAGCGTGCCGGTATCGGCATGCCAGAGGTGGCAGTGTATCAGGGTGATGCCAATGCGTTCGCTACCGGCGCCTTCAAGAACTCCGCGCTGGTGGCAGTTTCTACAGGTCTGCTCGAGAGCATGACCAAGGAAGAGGTTGAGGCTGTCCTCGGTCACGAAATCGCCCATATCGCCAATGGCGATATGGTAACCATGACGTTGATCCAGGGCGTCGTGAATACCTTCGTGGTGTTCCTGTCGCGCGTGATCGGTTATGCTGTCGATCGCGCTTTGTCGCGCGGCAATAACGACGGCCCCGGCATCGGCTATATGGCCACCGTGCTGGTGTCGCAGATTGTGCTGGGTATCGGCGCCTCGCTGATCGTGGCCTGGTTCTCGCGCCATCGCGAGTTCCGCGCCGACGCCGGTTCGGCCAAGCTGCTGGGTAGCGCGTTGCCGATGCAGCATGCGCTGGCGCGCCTGGGTGGGATTGAACCCGCCACCTTGCCGGAATCGATGGCCGCGCTCGGGATCAATGACAAGCCAGGCTTCATGTCGCTGTTTTCTAGCCACCCGCCGATCGAGCAGCGTATTGCCGCTTTGCGTAATCCGCAGGTCACCGCGCTGTAA
- the bamC gene encoding outer membrane protein assembly factor BamC: protein MTIRKNIPSTQFSLTQRGVVIALALAGLAGCSSISSVLEPDRIDYKSAGKVTAPKLDVPPDLTQLQRENRYAIPEATQGTATASGYTLEQGARPAAAAAAIAPNAAPDMHIERDGSQRWLVVNATPESLWPKVKDFWQDSGFLINVENSETGVMETDWAENRAKIPQDFVRNTLGKVFDSIYSTGERDKFRTRLERGPNGTTEIYISHRGAEEVLSGAQKESSIWTARPADPQLEAEFLSRLMGRLGADEVKAKAAVANAPSMQARSKLVKNGAGDFVQVDEGFDRAWRRVGLALDRVGFTVEDRDRTKGLYFVRYVDQDADAKDKKSDKGFFSRLFSSSDSDKVKNAASYRIFVKGAESGNQSQVVVLNKDGNPELSKTSDKILALLNDQLK, encoded by the coding sequence ATGACTATTCGCAAGAACATTCCATCGACTCAATTCAGTCTTACACAACGTGGCGTTGTTATCGCTTTGGCGCTGGCCGGTCTGGCAGGATGCAGCTCGATCAGTTCAGTCCTTGAGCCGGATCGCATCGATTACAAAAGTGCAGGCAAGGTGACGGCGCCGAAGCTGGATGTGCCGCCAGATTTGACTCAGTTGCAACGCGAAAATCGCTATGCGATTCCTGAAGCGACGCAGGGTACGGCAACCGCATCTGGCTACACATTGGAGCAGGGCGCGCGCCCGGCCGCTGCTGCAGCAGCCATTGCCCCGAATGCTGCGCCAGACATGCACATCGAACGTGACGGATCACAGCGCTGGCTGGTGGTCAACGCCACGCCTGAAAGCCTGTGGCCGAAGGTCAAGGACTTTTGGCAGGATTCCGGCTTCCTGATCAATGTCGAGAATTCGGAAACCGGCGTGATGGAAACCGATTGGGCCGAGAACCGCGCCAAGATTCCACAAGATTTCGTCCGCAACACGCTTGGCAAGGTATTCGATTCAATCTACTCGACCGGTGAGCGCGATAAATTCCGTACTCGCCTCGAGCGCGGTCCGAACGGCACTACAGAAATCTATATCAGCCACCGTGGCGCGGAAGAAGTGTTGTCTGGCGCCCAAAAAGAATCAAGCATCTGGACTGCACGTCCTGCCGATCCACAGCTGGAAGCCGAATTCCTGTCGCGTCTGATGGGCCGCCTGGGAGCGGATGAAGTCAAAGCCAAGGCAGCGGTCGCCAATGCGCCATCGATGCAGGCACGTTCCAAGCTGGTGAAGAATGGTGCAGGTGATTTTGTCCAGGTTGACGAGGGCTTCGATCGCGCATGGCGCCGTGTTGGCCTGGCGCTGGATCGCGTCGGTTTCACAGTTGAAGATCGTGACCGCACCAAGGGCTTGTATTTCGTCCGTTACGTTGACCAGGATGCGGATGCCAAGGACAAGAAATCGGATAAGGGTTTCTTCTCCAGGCTGTTCAGCAGCTCGGATAGCGACAAGGTGAAAAATGCCGCTAGCTATCGTATTTTCGTGAAGGGTGCCGAATCCGGCAACCAGAGTCAGGTTGTCGTGCTGAACAAGGATGGCAATCCGGAACTGTCGAAAACCTCCGACAAGATCCTGGCTCTGCTGAACGATCAGCTGAAGTAA
- a CDS encoding MBL fold metallo-hydrolase, whose protein sequence is MKFASLGSGSEGNALLISATSGSTTTNVMLDCGFGIRETERRLARLGLDGSVLSAIVVTHEHQDHVGGVFKFARRYRLPVWLTFGTYQALRMDCGDVEVRFCRDGDSLAIGDLQLIPYTVPHDAREPVQYVAGDGNRKLGVLTDAGKLTDHLVQALGGSDALVLECNHDRQMLANSAYPASLKRRIGGEYGHLSNDSAREILAAMDQSRLRKVVGAHLSTRNNLPELAYAALCGGRSSESVEVTIACQEEALAGSRPDCWLARFLPCLKGTAESEG, encoded by the coding sequence TTGAAGTTCGCAAGCTTGGGTAGCGGTAGCGAAGGCAACGCATTGCTGATTTCGGCGACATCGGGTAGCACAACCACCAATGTGATGCTCGATTGCGGTTTCGGCATACGCGAAACCGAGCGGCGCCTGGCGCGCTTGGGCCTGGATGGCTCAGTTCTGTCCGCCATTGTCGTCACCCATGAACATCAGGATCATGTCGGTGGCGTTTTCAAATTCGCCCGACGGTATCGCCTGCCAGTCTGGCTCACATTCGGTACTTATCAAGCCTTGCGCATGGATTGCGGCGATGTCGAGGTCCGCTTCTGCCGCGATGGCGACTCGCTCGCCATTGGCGATCTCCAGCTCATTCCCTATACGGTTCCTCACGACGCGCGCGAGCCTGTGCAGTACGTGGCCGGCGACGGCAATCGCAAGCTGGGCGTTTTGACAGATGCTGGCAAACTTACCGATCACCTGGTGCAGGCGCTGGGCGGGAGTGATGCCTTGGTCCTGGAGTGCAACCACGATCGGCAGATGTTGGCCAACTCGGCTTATCCGGCTTCACTCAAGCGTCGCATCGGTGGCGAATACGGCCATTTGTCGAATGACAGCGCGCGCGAAATCCTGGCGGCAATGGATCAGTCGCGTTTGCGCAAGGTGGTCGGTGCGCATTTGAGCACGCGAAATAATCTGCCTGAACTGGCTTATGCCGCTTTATGCGGCGGACGTAGCAGTGAGTCGGTGGAGGTGACGATTGCTTGTCAGGAAGAGGCTTTGGCTGGATCGAGGCCTGATTGCTGGCTTGCTCGATTTTTACCGTGCCTGAAGGGCACAGCGGAGAGTGAAGGGTAG
- a CDS encoding SLC13 family permease yields the protein MSEIAKAVPSQSFIHDICRPFLRDRLMHLLLIAAIVLSVLSPHPIADYRAWVDWHTIATLAGMLLLTTGIEASGYLEHLGRAIINRLHNERALAIFLVSAAALLSTVLTNDIALFVMVPLTVGLRGIGNLPIGRLVIFEALAVNAGSLLTPIGNPQNILLWQRSHLSFGAFTWQMAPLALAIFLMLMVATWLCFPKHTIHAELEDNPASYRVGLLRTCAALYLAFLATVELGYPGWGLLCVAAAALLFCREIIAKVDWSLILVFILMFIDIQLLTQLHFIQSWVASIPSFSQLELLMAAMLGSQVISNVPATILLVNYSTAYKVIAYGVNAGGFGLAIGSLANIIALRMTPERHLWLRFHLYSFPFLLLSALAAWALLT from the coding sequence ATGTCAGAAATTGCCAAAGCCGTACCTTCTCAATCTTTCATCCACGACATCTGCCGGCCATTCCTGCGCGATCGCCTGATGCACCTGCTGCTGATCGCGGCGATCGTGTTGTCCGTCCTGTCGCCCCACCCGATTGCCGACTACCGGGCCTGGGTTGACTGGCACACTATCGCCACCCTGGCAGGCATGCTGCTGCTGACGACCGGCATAGAAGCCAGCGGCTACCTGGAACACTTGGGCCGGGCGATCATCAACCGGCTGCACAACGAGCGTGCGCTGGCGATTTTTCTGGTGTCGGCTGCCGCCCTATTGTCGACCGTCCTGACCAACGACATCGCACTGTTTGTCATGGTGCCGCTGACGGTGGGCCTGCGCGGCATAGGCAACTTGCCGATCGGCCGGCTGGTCATCTTTGAAGCGCTGGCGGTCAACGCCGGCTCCCTGTTGACCCCAATCGGCAATCCGCAAAACATCCTGCTGTGGCAACGCTCGCATTTGTCGTTTGGCGCATTCACGTGGCAGATGGCGCCGCTTGCGCTGGCGATTTTCCTGATGCTGATGGTCGCGACCTGGCTCTGCTTCCCCAAGCACACCATCCATGCCGAACTGGAGGACAATCCGGCTTCCTATCGCGTCGGCCTGCTCAGGACTTGCGCCGCGCTTTACCTGGCGTTCCTGGCGACGGTAGAACTTGGATACCCGGGTTGGGGCCTGCTATGCGTTGCGGCTGCCGCGCTGCTGTTCTGCCGCGAAATCATTGCAAAGGTCGATTGGAGCCTGATCCTGGTCTTCATCCTGATGTTCATCGACATCCAGCTGCTTACCCAATTGCATTTCATTCAGTCCTGGGTTGCCTCAATTCCGAGTTTTTCGCAACTTGAGCTGCTCATGGCGGCAATGCTTGGCTCGCAAGTCATCAGCAACGTGCCTGCAACGATCTTGCTGGTGAACTATTCCACGGCCTATAAAGTCATAGCCTACGGCGTCAATGCCGGCGGCTTTGGCCTGGCAATCGGTTCGCTGGCCAACATCATCGCGTTGCGCATGACGCCAGAGCGCCATCTGTGGCTACGT
- a CDS encoding class I SAM-dependent methyltransferase, producing the protein MLPSQINSDTLTSAASPWVRRFGGLLPAGSKVLDLACGDGRHALWLAHHGLDVLAVDRNPAPLAALAAAGLATRQIDLETGLSAALDELFLAGQFAGVVVTNYLHRPLFPLILRSIAEQGVLLYETFAIGNEQFGKPSNPDFLLAQGELPALLAADKASSWHVLAFEDGYVEQPKPAMVQRICAIKGGGGSVSTLRIG; encoded by the coding sequence ATGTTACCAAGTCAGATCAACAGCGATACTTTGACCAGCGCGGCGTCGCCGTGGGTCCGCCGCTTTGGCGGACTGTTGCCCGCCGGTAGCAAGGTGCTCGACCTGGCCTGCGGCGACGGTCGCCATGCGCTCTGGCTGGCTCACCACGGGCTGGACGTGCTGGCGGTGGATCGCAATCCAGCGCCGCTGGCAGCATTGGCGGCAGCGGGCCTCGCCACGCGTCAGATCGACCTTGAAACCGGCCTTTCGGCAGCGCTGGACGAATTGTTCCTGGCAGGGCAATTCGCTGGCGTGGTCGTCACCAATTATCTGCACCGCCCCCTGTTTCCGCTCATATTGCGCAGTATCGCAGAGCAAGGCGTGCTGCTTTATGAAACATTTGCCATCGGTAATGAGCAATTTGGCAAGCCATCCAACCCCGATTTCCTGTTGGCGCAGGGCGAATTGCCGGCATTGCTGGCCGCCGACAAGGCCAGTTCCTGGCATGTGCTGGCCTTTGAAGATGGCTACGTAGAGCAGCCGAAACCGGCCATGGTGCAGCGGATTTGCGCGATCAAGGGCGGTGGCGGTTCAGTTTCCACCTTGCGGATCGGCTGA
- the dapA gene encoding 4-hydroxy-tetrahydrodipicolinate synthase, which yields MIQGSIVAIVTPMHTDGSLDLPGLRKLIDWHIAEGTDAIVIVGTSGESPTVSVDEHCALIKLAVDHAAKRIPIIAGTGGNSTAEAIELTRFAKEAGADASLQVVPYYNRPTQEGMYQHFKKIAEAVDLPVILYNVPGRTVADMSNETILRLAQVPGIIGVKDATGNIGRGSDLIRLAPKDFAVYSGDDATAMALMFCGGKGNISVTANVAPRDMHLLCVAAMNGNVAEAVKLNNKLLPLHNKLFVEPNPLPVKWALTEMGLMADGIRLPLVPLSAEYHATVREALRESGVLK from the coding sequence ATGATCCAGGGCAGCATTGTTGCAATCGTTACTCCCATGCACACTGACGGCAGTCTCGACTTGCCAGGTTTGCGGAAACTGATCGACTGGCACATCGCAGAAGGAACTGATGCGATCGTTATCGTCGGCACTTCAGGCGAATCGCCGACCGTCTCGGTGGACGAGCACTGCGCCCTCATCAAACTGGCGGTAGACCATGCCGCCAAGCGGATTCCCATCATTGCCGGCACTGGCGGCAATTCCACCGCAGAAGCGATCGAACTGACCCGTTTCGCCAAGGAAGCTGGCGCCGACGCTTCGCTGCAAGTCGTGCCTTACTACAATCGGCCGACCCAGGAAGGCATGTACCAGCACTTCAAGAAGATCGCTGAAGCGGTCGACTTGCCGGTGATTCTGTACAATGTGCCGGGCCGTACCGTCGCCGACATGAGCAACGAAACCATTTTGCGTCTGGCGCAGGTGCCGGGAATTATCGGCGTCAAGGATGCAACCGGCAATATCGGCCGCGGTTCCGACCTGATTCGCCTGGCGCCAAAGGATTTTGCCGTGTATTCCGGCGACGACGCGACCGCGATGGCGTTGATGTTCTGCGGCGGCAAGGGCAATATCTCGGTGACCGCCAACGTGGCGCCGCGCGACATGCATTTGCTATGTGTCGCTGCGATGAACGGAAACGTTGCCGAAGCGGTCAAACTCAACAACAAGCTGCTGCCTTTGCATAACAAGCTGTTTGTCGAACCGAATCCGCTGCCCGTGAAGTGGGCGTTGACGGAAATGGGACTGATGGCGGACGGTATTCGTTTGCCGCTGGTGCCGTTGTCTGCCGAGTATCATGCGACGGTGCGTGAGGCGCTGCGTGAATCTGGTGTATTAAAATAA
- a CDS encoding tryptophan--tRNA ligase: MYPDRVVSGMRPTGALHLGHYHGALKNWIRLQSELPCLFFVADWHALTTHYDDPSVIETSTWEMLIDWLAAGVDPSQATLFIQSKVPEHAELHLLLSMATPLGWLERVPTYKDQQEKLADRDLTTYGFLGYPLLQAADVLIYRASQVPVGDDQVPHIEMMREIARRFNHLYGKEKGFEEKAQDAVKKLGSKRAKLYNELRTEFQQQGSESALEQAKAMLDDAQNLSMIDRERLFGFLEGSRKLILSEPQALLTEASRLPGLDGQKMSKSYGNAIALREDKDVVTKKVRTMPTDPARVRRTDPGNPDKCPVWQFHVVYSDDATRAWADKGCRSAGIGCLECKQPVIDAIIREQEPMHERAQQYLDDPSLVRAIVADGCDHARKLAQDTMRDVREAMGLGYA; this comes from the coding sequence ATGTATCCTGACCGCGTTGTTTCCGGCATGCGCCCCACCGGGGCGCTGCATCTTGGCCACTATCACGGCGCCCTCAAGAACTGGATTCGGCTGCAATCCGAACTGCCATGCCTGTTCTTCGTCGCCGACTGGCACGCGTTGACCACCCATTACGACGATCCCAGCGTGATCGAGACCAGTACCTGGGAGATGTTGATCGACTGGCTGGCGGCCGGCGTGGATCCGTCGCAGGCGACTCTGTTCATCCAGTCCAAAGTGCCGGAGCATGCCGAGCTGCACCTGCTGCTGTCAATGGCGACGCCGCTAGGCTGGCTGGAGCGGGTGCCTACCTACAAGGATCAGCAGGAAAAGCTGGCAGATCGCGATCTGACCACTTACGGTTTCCTCGGCTATCCGCTGCTGCAGGCCGCCGACGTGCTGATTTACCGTGCCAGTCAGGTGCCGGTCGGCGACGATCAGGTGCCGCATATCGAGATGATGCGAGAGATCGCGCGCCGCTTCAATCATCTGTATGGCAAGGAAAAGGGTTTTGAAGAGAAGGCACAGGATGCCGTCAAGAAGCTCGGCAGCAAGCGTGCCAAGCTCTATAACGAATTACGCACAGAGTTCCAGCAGCAGGGTAGCGAGAGTGCGCTGGAGCAGGCCAAGGCGATGCTGGACGACGCCCAGAACCTGTCGATGATCGACCGTGAGCGTCTGTTCGGTTTCCTCGAAGGCAGCCGCAAGCTGATCCTGTCGGAACCGCAGGCGCTGCTGACTGAGGCATCGCGCCTGCCCGGCCTGGACGGACAGAAGATGTCGAAGAGCTACGGCAACGCGATCGCGCTACGCGAAGACAAAGATGTGGTCACGAAGAAAGTCCGTACCATGCCGACCGATCCGGCGCGCGTGCGGCGCACCGATCCTGGCAATCCGGACAAGTGTCCGGTATGGCAATTCCACGTAGTGTATTCCGACGATGCGACCAGGGCCTGGGCCGACAAGGGTTGCCGCAGCGCCGGCATTGGTTGCCTCGAATGCAAGCAGCCGGTGATCGACGCCATCATCCGGGAGCAGGAGCCGATGCACGAGCGCGCCCAGCAATATCTGGACGATCCATCGCTGGTGCGGGCGATTGTTGCGGACGGTTGCGACCATGCACGCAAACTGGCGCAGGATACGATGCGCGATGTGCGCGAAGCGATGGGCTTGGGCTACGCCTGA
- a CDS encoding L-threonylcarbamoyladenylate synthase, with product MSQFFQIHPDNPQLRLIKQAVQIIQSGGIVALPTDCCYALVCQLDNKDAVERVRRIRGVDDKHHLTMMCRDLSDISLYAKVDNRQFRLLKSATPGAFTFILEATKEVPRRLSHPARKTIGLRVPEHSIVQALLEELGQPLIGTTLIMPGEGEALTDPEEVRDRLEKQIDLVIDGGACSLEPTTVVDLTDDEPQLIRQGRGDAGLFGL from the coding sequence ATGAGCCAATTTTTTCAAATCCATCCAGATAATCCGCAGTTGCGCCTGATCAAGCAGGCGGTGCAAATCATCCAGTCCGGCGGTATTGTCGCCTTGCCGACCGATTGTTGTTATGCGCTGGTCTGCCAGTTGGATAACAAGGACGCGGTGGAACGCGTACGCCGTATCCGCGGCGTCGACGACAAGCATCACTTGACCATGATGTGCCGCGATCTGAGCGATATTTCGTTGTACGCCAAGGTCGACAACCGCCAGTTCCGCCTGCTGAAGAGCGCCACGCCGGGTGCTTTTACATTCATTCTCGAGGCGACCAAGGAAGTACCGCGCCGCCTCAGTCATCCGGCGCGCAAGACCATCGGCTTGCGGGTGCCGGAGCACAGCATCGTGCAAGCGCTGCTGGAGGAGCTTGGGCAGCCATTGATCGGCACCACGCTGATCATGCCTGGCGAAGGCGAGGCGCTGACCGATCCGGAAGAAGTGCGCGACCGGCTGGAAAAACAGATCGATCTGGTGATTGATGGCGGTGCCTGCAGCCTGGAGCCAACCACGGTGGTCGACCTGACCGATGACGAGCCGCAACTGATACGCCAGGGCCGCGGCGACGCCGGCTTGTTCGGCTTGTGA